From the genome of Apium graveolens cultivar Ventura unplaced genomic scaffold, ASM990537v1 ctg2959, whole genome shotgun sequence, one region includes:
- the LOC141700840 gene encoding uncharacterized protein LOC141700840: MANNRYRIYGNEPGDYLKGLDFLECRRLKRQELRKDLRNSIWNSTPSPPRNENDTCEFDDEDVERIDDKDKEVVMSSSESELYVSRSMRKRRTRRTLKRKSKRRYRESDQSDDSSDDYSSSDSEEEYRRQKRKRARRKISRRGRKRRDFSSDESSETSESSEDSDVRKKIVLLKNKKDSDENNNSELFVFEETKGALEGENAVIGPMPLPKPEGHISYGGALRPGEGDAIAQYVQKGKRIPRRGEVGLSADEISRFESVGYVMSGNRHSRMNAVRIRKENQVYSAEDKRALAMFNYEEKAKREQKVMASLRNLVQRAGPSNDPFADGRPAEDAHD; encoded by the coding sequence ATGGCTAACAATAGGTATCGAATTTACGGAAACGAGCCTGGTGATTATTTGAAAGGATTGGATTTTTTGGAGTGCAGGAGGCTGAAGCGCCAGGAACTTCGAAAGGATTTACGGAACAGTATTTGGAATTCGACTCCTAGTCCTCCGAGAAACGAAAACGATACGTGTGAGTTTGATGATGAGGATGTGGAAAGAATAGATGACAAGGATAAAGAAGTTGTTATGTCTAGCAGTGAGTCTGAATTATATGTTTCGAGAAGTATGAGGAAGAGGAGGACTCGTAGGACATTGAAGCGTAAGAGTAAGAGGAGATATCGAGAGAGTGATCAGTCTGATGATAGTAGTGATGATTATAGTAGTAGTGATTCAGAGGAAGAGTATAGGAGGCAGAAAAGGAAACGAGCAAGGCGGAAGATTAGTAGGCGTGGGAGGAAGAGGAGAGATTTTTCGAGTGATGAGAGTAGTGAGACTAGTGAAAGTAGTGAGGATTCTGATGTGAGAAAAAAAATTGTGCTGTTGAAGAACAAGAAGGATTCTGATGAGAATAATAATAGTGAGTTGTTTGTGTTTGAAGAAACCAAAGGTGCTTTGGAAGGTGAAAACGCAGTGATTGGACCGATGCCTTTGCCCAAGCCAGAAGGACATATTAGTTATGGAGGTGCACTTAGGCCTGGTGAAGGAGATGCTATTGCTCAGTATGTTCAGAAAGGGAAGCGCATTCCACGTAGAGGTGAAGTTGGTCTTTCGGCTGATGAGATATCTAGGTTTGAGAGTGTCGGGTATGTGATGAGTGGTAATAGGCACTCGAGGATGAATGCTGTTCGGATCAGGAAAGAAAATCAAGTTTACAGTGCTGAAGATAAAAGGGCGTTGGCAATGTTTAACTACGAGGAGAAGGCAAAGCGTGAACAGAAGGTAATGGCTTCTTTGCGAAATCTGGTGCAGCGTGCAGGCCCCTCTAATGATCCGTTTGCTGATGGGAGGCCTGCTGAAGATGCACATGATTGA
- the LOC141700831 gene encoding uncharacterized protein LOC141700831, which produces MSEFNGKGDPEDHCEKYELLMVGMGHNDIMLCKMFKTYLKRSASMWYKSLKPRSIGSYEQLKRKFLKYYSHLCRKAKDTEALVHCRQSANEELGDYLARFKEEAGMVTNLDKIKAMGFLTVGLDPYKGKNLRSSLYDFPPKSLNDIYVRGENIRRKMESIGGYKDTRRDDRSKRADRYEGSRSGSDRRDSRKEGRKETDRGVERRRDRDSAVFTPLNAPISKILHEIKGKPGFVHPAKMKVPNHKKNPDKYCDYHRDKGHNTDECYHLKKFIERMIKDGELNQFVRDLRDRSGPKENPEEEVEADEPERRDRIKG; this is translated from the coding sequence ATGAGCGAGTTCAACGGGAAAGGGGACCCCGAGGACCATTGTGAAAAGTATGAACTCCTGATGGTTGGGATGGGCCACAACGATATAATGCTGTGCAAAATGTTCAAGACTTATCTCAAAAGGTCTGcctcgatgtggtacaaatccCTGAAGCCTCGGTCTATCGGGTCTTACGAGCAGTTGAAGAGGAAATTTTTAAAGTACTACTCGCACCTGTGCCGAAAGGCGAAGGACACCGAAGCCTTGGTCCATTGTCGGCAGAGTGCGAATGAGGAGCTGGGTGATTATCTTGCTAGATTCAAGGAAGAAGCGGGAATGGTCACCAATCTGGACAAAATCAAAGCTATGGGCTTCCTAACGGTGGGGCTAGACCCCTATAAAGGTAAAAACCTTCGTTCATCTCTTTACGATTTCCCCCCAAAATCCCTAAATGATATATATGTGAGAGGCGAGAATATTCGCCGCAAGATGGAAAGTATTGGGGGATATAAAGACACAAGAAGGGATGACCGATCAAAGCGAGCCGACAGATATGAGGGCTCAAGATCAGGATCTGACCGGAGGGATAGCAGAAAGGAAGGAAGGAAGGAAACAGATCGTGGGGTTGAACGACGTCGAGATAGAGATTCGGCCGTGTTCACTCCTTTGAATGCGCCGATCTCTAAGATTCTCCATGAGATAAAAGGCAAGCCGGGATTTGTTCACCCCGCCAAGATGAAGGTCCCGAACCACAAGAAGAACCCCGATAAGTACTGTGACTATCACAGGGACAAGGGGCATAACACAGATGAATGCTACCACCTCAAGAAGTTCATTGAGCGCATGATCAAAGACGGCGAGCTTAATCAGTTCGTCCGAGATCTGAGAGATAGATCGGGGCCGAAGGAAAACCCAGAGGAGGAAGTAGAGGCCGATGAGCCAGAACGAAGGGACAGGATAAAGGGGTGA
- the LOC141700830 gene encoding uncharacterized protein LOC141700830, translating into MYARQVYNLYQFGQAKPHMPMTFSTEDYEDVIRPHEDPLIINPIIGQNKIWKVMVDTGSSANILFHKTYCKMNLAGEQLEPCNEAPLYAIGDHPIQFEGTITLPVLLGKLPYTAKKLVKFYVVRIESPYNAIFGKPFLSSFEVVESIPHLKLKFSTEKGVGKLPES; encoded by the coding sequence ATGTACGCCCGACAGGTGTACAATCTGTATCAGTTCGGGCAAGCAAAGCCCCACATGCCCATGACCTTCAGCACTGAAGACTATGAGGATGTCATTCGCCCGCACGAGGACCCTTTGATCATCAATCCTATCATCGGGCAAAATAAAATATGGAAGGTGATGGTGGATACCGGCAGCTCAGCCAATATACTATTCCACAAAACCTACTGTAAGATGAACTTGGCGGGAGAGCAACTAGAGCCCTGCAATGAAGCCCCCCTCTATGCAATCGGAGACCATCCAATTCAGTTCGAGGGAACGATTACCCTTCCGGTCCTCCTGGGCAAGTTGCCGTATACCGCCAAGAAGTTGGTGAAGTTCTACGTGGTTCGGATTGAAAGCCCGTACAATGCAATATTTGGCAAGCCCTTCTTATCTAGTTTCGAAGTAGTGGAGTCCATACCTCACCTCAAACTCAAGTTCTCAACTGAAAAAGGGGTAGGAAAACTGCCCGAATCATAA